A stretch of the Azorhizobium caulinodans ORS 571 genome encodes the following:
- a CDS encoding TM2 domain-containing protein: MTDATPNLSIDEQILIETRLANEGPSLVVAYLLWIFLGIVSAHRFYLGRAGTAVIQILTFFIGIGFIWLLVDGFLIPGLARQKRERMRQQMIVERVAQLATAPRAVLPQG; encoded by the coding sequence ATGACGGACGCCACACCGAACCTGTCCATCGACGAGCAGATCCTGATCGAGACCCGGCTCGCCAACGAAGGACCGAGCCTTGTCGTCGCCTATCTCCTGTGGATCTTCCTCGGCATCGTCTCGGCCCACCGCTTCTATCTCGGGCGCGCGGGCACGGCGGTGATCCAGATCCTCACCTTCTTCATCGGCATCGGCTTCATCTGGCTGCTGGTGGACGGCTTCCTCATCCCCGGCCTTGCCCGCCAGAAGCGCGAGCGGATGCGCCAGCAGATGATCGTGGAGCGCGTCGCCCAGCTCGCCACCGCCCCGCGCGCCGTGCTGCCGCAGGGCTGA
- the hpf gene encoding ribosome hibernation-promoting factor, HPF/YfiA family translates to MALRVSGKNMDVGEALRQRFSDRVSEVVGKYFDGGWSGHATVCREGSGYRSELLLHLDSGTNLQAHGNAQEPNACADAAMEKIEKRLRRYKQRLKGRHPQPVNGVDSYLAQSYVLDISPLEEAEEEDIEGWSPTVVAEHPTRLKTLSVRDAVVELEVTGAPVVVFRHAGHGRVSVVYRRADGHVGWIDPSAISPEESH, encoded by the coding sequence ATGGCTCTTCGTGTCTCGGGAAAGAACATGGACGTCGGTGAAGCGCTCAGGCAGCGTTTTTCGGACCGCGTCTCCGAGGTGGTCGGCAAGTATTTCGATGGTGGGTGGTCCGGCCACGCCACTGTCTGCCGCGAGGGGTCGGGCTACAGGTCCGAACTGCTGCTCCATCTCGATTCGGGCACCAATCTCCAGGCCCACGGCAATGCGCAGGAACCCAATGCCTGCGCCGATGCGGCCATGGAGAAGATCGAGAAGCGCCTGCGCCGCTACAAGCAGCGCCTCAAGGGCCGCCATCCCCAGCCGGTCAACGGCGTCGACAGCTACCTTGCCCAGAGCTACGTGCTCGACATCTCGCCCCTCGAGGAAGCCGAGGAGGAGGATATCGAGGGCTGGAGCCCGACGGTGGTGGCCGAGCATCCCACCCGCCTCAAGACGCTCTCCGTGCGCGATGCGGTGGTGGAACTGGAGGTGACGGGCGCGCCGGTGGTGGTCTTCCGCCATGCCGGACATGGCCGCGTGAGCGTCGTTTACCGGCGCGCCGACGGGCATGTGGGCTGGATCGACCCCTCCGCGATTTCGCCCGAGGAAAGCCATTGA
- the ptsN gene encoding PTS IIA-like nitrogen regulatory protein PtsN, which yields MPLADLVAREAVFPSLRASSKKQALQELAQHAATLLGRDAREIFETLLQRERLGSTGVGNGIAIPHGKLPKLDKLFGAFARLEKPIDFEALDGEPVDLVFLLLAPEAAGADHLKSLARIARMLRDPATADKLRGTREAADIYALLTTTPASDAA from the coding sequence ATGCCCCTCGCCGATCTCGTGGCCCGCGAAGCGGTGTTCCCCTCCCTGAGGGCGAGCAGCAAGAAGCAGGCGCTTCAGGAACTGGCGCAGCACGCCGCGACCCTTCTGGGCCGCGATGCGCGCGAAATCTTCGAAACCCTCCTCCAGCGCGAGCGCCTCGGCTCCACCGGTGTCGGCAACGGCATCGCCATTCCGCACGGCAAGCTGCCCAAGCTGGACAAGCTCTTCGGTGCCTTCGCGCGGCTGGAGAAGCCCATCGATTTCGAGGCGCTGGACGGCGAGCCGGTGGATCTCGTGTTTCTGCTCCTCGCCCCCGAAGCGGCCGGCGCCGACCATCTGAAGTCGCTCGCCCGCATCGCCCGGATGCTGCGCGACCCCGCCACCGCCGACAAGCTGCGCGGCACCCGCGAGGCGGCGGACATCTACGCGCTCCTCACCACCACACCCGCCTCCGACGCGGCCTGA
- a CDS encoding cupin domain-containing protein — protein MAFPIDPGTGKEHREFFEIDEVDGWVEVAPGIEAKVLAGSIDEAARKGHLNRLVRWAPHARIDEVKVHDFYEEVFVARGSLIVAAQTPPHTPETFNAPSFACRPPGALHGPFQAGPDGCLLFETQFYL, from the coding sequence ATGGCGTTTCCCATCGACCCGGGCACCGGCAAGGAACACCGGGAATTCTTCGAGATCGACGAAGTCGACGGCTGGGTGGAAGTGGCCCCCGGCATCGAGGCCAAGGTGCTCGCCGGCAGCATCGATGAGGCCGCCCGCAAGGGGCATCTGAACCGTCTCGTGCGCTGGGCGCCCCATGCCCGCATCGACGAGGTGAAGGTTCACGATTTCTACGAGGAAGTCTTCGTCGCCCGCGGCAGCCTGATCGTTGCCGCCCAGACCCCACCCCACACGCCCGAAACCTTCAACGCGCCAAGCTTCGCCTGTCGGCCGCCGGGCGCGCTGCACGGCCCCTTCCAGGCGGGGCCGGACGGCTGCCTGCTGTTCGAAACGCAATTCTATCTCTGA
- a CDS encoding DUF1150 family protein → MNTEKINETNIPMTPEALAVLGGGEIAYLRTIKSEDAQRLFPQAPEMQPGLTLFTLHAADGTPIMLTDSREAALANAFQNELTTVSVH, encoded by the coding sequence ATGAATACCGAGAAGATCAACGAGACGAATATCCCCATGACCCCCGAGGCACTGGCCGTGCTGGGCGGGGGCGAGATCGCCTATCTGCGGACCATCAAGTCGGAAGACGCCCAGCGGCTGTTCCCGCAGGCGCCCGAAATGCAGCCGGGCCTGACGCTGTTCACCCTGCACGCCGCCGACGGCACGCCGATCATGCTGACCGACAGCCGTGAGGCCGCCCTGGCGAATGCGTTCCAGAACGAACTGACCACGGTGAGCGTCCACTGA
- a CDS encoding Hsp20 family protein has product MSRLSSLSSPFLLGFDEVERTLDRVAKSADGYPPYNVERIESGSGSPLRLRITLAVAGFSQDELEVSIEEKELTIRGRQVEDGEERIFLHRGIAARQFQRTFVLAEGMNVLGAELRNGLLSIDLVRPEPVRQAKRIDIVSRS; this is encoded by the coding sequence ATGTCGCGACTCTCTTCGCTGTCGAGCCCGTTTCTGTTGGGTTTCGACGAGGTCGAGCGCACGCTCGACCGGGTTGCCAAGAGCGCCGATGGATATCCTCCCTACAATGTGGAGAGGATTGAAAGCGGTTCCGGTTCGCCCCTTCGCCTGCGCATCACGCTGGCGGTGGCCGGCTTCAGCCAGGATGAACTCGAGGTGTCCATCGAAGAGAAGGAACTGACCATCCGCGGCCGTCAGGTCGAGGATGGAGAGGAGCGGATCTTCCTTCACAGGGGGATCGCCGCCCGGCAGTTCCAGCGCACATTCGTTCTGGCCGAGGGGATGAATGTCCTCGGAGCCGAACTGCGCAATGGCCTCCTGTCCATCGACCTTGTGCGGCCCGAGCCCGTCCGGCAGGCGAAACGGATCGACATCGTTTCGCGTTCCTGA
- a CDS encoding FMN-binding glutamate synthase family protein, with product MSGGLQPGTVLWLRRYSFFFAVVALATLALILSFASHAAWTWVFAAMMPFVAIGLFDAFQTRHSLLRNYPLIGSMRWLFEALRPYLRQYIVEGDEEGRPYPRMDRSLVYARAKQEEDRQPFGTELNAYSSEYEWMTHSLAPMPVAEEPFRVTVGGPQCAKPYSASVLNISAMSFGSLGRNAIEALNLGAKTGGFYHDTGEGGLSPYHRTYGGDIVWELGSGYFGCRNRDGSFSPERFAEKAADDQVKMVEIKLSQGAKPGHGGVLPAAKVTPEIAEIRGIALGEDCISPSRHPAFNSPVQLMEFVAKLRELSGGKPVGFKLCVGHPSETFAIVKAMLKTGIRPDFIVVDGSEGGTGAAPRELADHVGMPLREGLVLMRNALVGAGLRGEVKLAASGKVTSGFSMAANMAIGADWCNAARAFMFSLGCVQSLRCHTGLCPTGVATNDPHLQRGLVVEDKAERVANFQRHTVHALAELVAAAGLSHPSELLPHHLWHRVSPIEVRPLDKLYPFLAPFALVEAPEETPYGAEWRAADAESFTPRMDVGPLRAA from the coding sequence ATGTCCGGCGGACTTCAACCCGGCACCGTTCTTTGGCTGCGGCGCTACAGCTTCTTCTTTGCCGTCGTCGCGCTCGCCACCCTCGCCCTCATCCTGTCCTTCGCCAGCCATGCGGCGTGGACCTGGGTGTTCGCGGCGATGATGCCCTTCGTCGCCATCGGCCTGTTCGATGCATTCCAGACGCGCCACTCGCTGCTGCGCAACTATCCGCTCATCGGCTCCATGCGCTGGCTGTTCGAGGCCCTGCGGCCCTATCTGCGCCAGTACATTGTGGAAGGCGACGAGGAGGGGCGGCCCTATCCGCGCATGGACCGCAGCCTCGTCTATGCCCGCGCGAAGCAGGAAGAGGATCGCCAGCCCTTCGGCACGGAGCTGAACGCCTATTCCAGCGAATATGAGTGGATGACCCACTCCCTCGCCCCCATGCCGGTGGCCGAGGAGCCCTTCCGCGTCACCGTAGGCGGGCCGCAGTGCGCGAAGCCCTATTCCGCGTCCGTCCTCAACATATCGGCCATGAGCTTCGGCTCGCTCGGCCGCAACGCCATCGAGGCCCTGAACCTCGGTGCCAAGACCGGCGGCTTCTATCACGACACCGGCGAAGGCGGCCTCTCGCCCTATCATCGCACCTATGGCGGCGACATCGTCTGGGAACTGGGCTCGGGCTATTTCGGCTGCCGCAACCGCGACGGCTCCTTCTCCCCCGAGCGCTTTGCCGAGAAGGCTGCGGACGACCAGGTGAAGATGGTCGAGATCAAGCTCAGCCAGGGCGCCAAGCCCGGCCATGGCGGCGTGCTCCCGGCGGCCAAGGTGACGCCGGAAATCGCGGAGATCCGTGGCATCGCGCTCGGCGAGGACTGCATCTCGCCCTCCCGGCACCCGGCCTTCAACAGCCCGGTGCAGCTCATGGAGTTCGTGGCGAAGCTGCGCGAGCTGTCCGGCGGCAAGCCGGTGGGCTTCAAGCTGTGCGTCGGCCATCCCAGCGAGACCTTCGCCATCGTGAAGGCCATGCTGAAGACCGGCATCCGCCCCGATTTCATCGTGGTGGACGGTTCGGAAGGCGGCACGGGCGCCGCCCCGCGCGAGCTCGCGGACCATGTGGGCATGCCGCTGCGCGAGGGGCTGGTGCTGATGCGCAACGCGCTCGTCGGCGCCGGCCTGCGCGGGGAAGTGAAGCTTGCCGCCAGCGGCAAGGTCACGTCCGGCTTCTCCATGGCGGCCAACATGGCCATCGGCGCCGACTGGTGCAACGCCGCCCGCGCCTTCATGTTCTCGCTCGGCTGCGTGCAGTCCCTGCGCTGCCACACGGGCCTGTGCCCTACCGGCGTCGCCACCAACGACCCGCACCTCCAGCGCGGCCTCGTGGTGGAGGACAAGGCGGAGCGCGTGGCCAACTTTCAGCGCCACACGGTCCACGCGCTCGCCGAACTCGTGGCGGCGGCGGGCCTCTCCCATCCCTCGGAGCTGCTGCCGCACCATCTCTGGCACCGCGTGAGCCCCATCGAGGTGCGCCCGCTCGACAAGCTCTATCCCTTCCTCGCTCCCTTCGCCCTCGTGGAGGCGCCCGAGGAGACGCCCTATGGCGCCGAATGGCGGGCAGCGGACGCCGAGAGCTTCACGCCCCGCATGGACGTCGGCCCGCTGCGGGCGGCGTGA
- a CDS encoding sugar phosphate isomerase/epimerase family protein → MDALSPAPALLGIGYSIRATSPEFEDLPAKLDEAERLGVDFVELPTFAWTLVVNGRILDDRLKRLVAATRDRPFGYTVHGPLAINLMDVPARLPRHEALLAASIEIAGALGAENYVMHTGCVREQDDDIEVAYKRQRDALALAGDLAARHDLTVCVENVFRFEKMRETALPSRLAAELDALDHAHVRATLDVSHAYQRCTEAKVPLLPELAALAPFAKHVHVHDSFGRAMESWSVDEAERLGLGEGDLHLPVGWGDLPWETIAAQCRLAPRAILNLELHRRYWSELPSQIPVMRQLADAFATAAATAA, encoded by the coding sequence ATGGACGCGCTCTCTCCCGCCCCCGCCCTTCTCGGCATCGGCTATTCGATCCGCGCCACCTCACCGGAGTTCGAGGACCTGCCCGCCAAGCTCGACGAGGCCGAGCGACTCGGCGTCGATTTCGTGGAGCTGCCCACCTTCGCCTGGACGTTGGTGGTGAACGGCCGCATCCTCGACGACCGGCTGAAGCGCCTCGTCGCCGCCACCCGTGACCGGCCCTTCGGCTACACGGTGCACGGCCCGCTCGCCATCAACCTCATGGACGTGCCGGCCCGCCTGCCGCGCCACGAGGCGCTGCTGGCCGCTTCCATCGAGATCGCCGGAGCGCTGGGCGCCGAGAATTACGTGATGCACACCGGCTGCGTGCGCGAGCAGGACGACGACATCGAGGTCGCCTACAAACGCCAGCGCGACGCCCTCGCCCTGGCCGGCGACCTGGCCGCCCGCCATGACCTCACGGTTTGCGTGGAGAACGTCTTCCGCTTCGAGAAGATGCGCGAGACGGCTCTGCCCTCGCGCCTTGCCGCAGAGCTGGACGCGCTCGATCACGCCCATGTGCGGGCGACCCTCGATGTCAGCCACGCCTATCAGCGCTGCACCGAGGCCAAGGTGCCGCTGCTGCCGGAACTCGCTGCCCTCGCTCCGTTCGCCAAGCATGTGCATGTCCATGACAGCTTCGGCCGCGCCATGGAGAGCTGGAGCGTGGATGAAGCCGAGCGCCTCGGTCTCGGCGAAGGCGACCTCCACCTGCCGGTGGGCTGGGGCGACCTGCCGTGGGAGACCATCGCCGCCCAGTGCCGGCTTGCTCCCCGCGCCATCCTGAACCTCGAACTGCACCGCCGCTACTGGAGCGAGCTGCCCAGCCAGATCCCGGTGATGCGCCAGCTTGCCGACGCCTTCGCGACGGCAGCCGCCACCGCCGCCTGA
- a CDS encoding response regulator: MALTILYVDDEADIREIASLSLGLDPGLTALTAASGPEAVARAKAGGIDLILMDVMMPGVDGPTTLATLRADAATQAIPVAFVTARTQAHEVEHFRSLGAVGVIAKPFDPMTLAATVRRLHATAME, encoded by the coding sequence ATGGCGCTCACCATCCTCTATGTGGACGACGAAGCCGACATCCGCGAGATCGCGAGCCTGTCGCTCGGGCTCGACCCCGGCCTCACGGCGCTCACCGCGGCTTCCGGCCCCGAGGCGGTGGCGCGGGCGAAGGCGGGCGGCATCGACCTCATCCTCATGGACGTGATGATGCCGGGCGTGGACGGGCCGACCACCCTCGCCACGCTGCGGGCGGATGCGGCCACGCAGGCCATTCCGGTCGCCTTCGTCACCGCGCGGACCCAGGCGCACGAGGTGGAACATTTCCGCTCGCTGGGGGCCGTCGGCGTCATCGCCAAGCCCTTCGATCCCATGACGCTCGCCGCCACGGTGCGGCGCCTTCATGCCACTGCCATGGAATGA
- a CDS encoding ATP-binding protein → MLMQRRPKDRRRFRRGIRNVSIIAVLGACVSIAIVMAVGFASFREFAASQHAREDLIYSSSIRAELQSIYEQLLTVESATRGFIITGEAEFRPPLDEDRTRILARIAAVTKFAVERPEHTDDLARLKRLAEAELRLLGEMIDARMHSDATPAGSILQVRQSKGLMDQIAETVESIAEAEIGAINARTQEVRVVGQRTKTTLLALLGAAIAVVFGSTAVMLTHLVGRRRAERALGDALSRQRAILASAIDSIVTVNVEGRIESANPATTRLLGWQPEEIAGKPLGTLFSLPEGTTPTDFMTELSSTAKDGGGVRELIGLRKDGGTVPVDVAIGRMRDSGGQNLVAVLHDITERKRAEVMKNEFVSTVSHELRTPLTSIAGSLGLLAGGATGSLPEGAQRLVTIASQNCRRLVRLINDILDIEKMQSSGITFARDTVSLAEVAERSVEQNSGFALEHQVALTLEVEPGDLRVTGDADRLIQVLTNLLSNAVKFSPAGSTVEVSVARRGDHVRATVRDHGMGIPESFRSAIFTRFAQADNSDTRQRGGTGLGLAIAREIADHHDGTLSFETEEGVGTAFHLDLPALEAP, encoded by the coding sequence ATGCTGATGCAGCGCCGCCCCAAGGACCGCCGCCGCTTCCGGCGCGGCATCCGCAACGTCTCCATCATCGCGGTACTCGGCGCCTGCGTCTCCATCGCCATCGTGATGGCCGTGGGCTTCGCCAGCTTCCGGGAATTCGCGGCCAGCCAGCATGCGCGCGAGGATCTGATCTATTCCTCCAGCATCCGCGCGGAATTGCAGTCGATCTATGAGCAGTTGCTGACGGTGGAGAGCGCCACGCGCGGCTTCATCATCACCGGCGAAGCCGAATTCCGCCCGCCGCTCGACGAGGACCGGACGCGCATCCTCGCCCGCATCGCGGCCGTGACGAAATTCGCCGTCGAACGCCCGGAGCACACTGACGACCTTGCCCGCCTCAAGAGGCTCGCAGAGGCGGAGCTGCGGCTGCTGGGAGAGATGATCGACGCCCGCATGCATTCGGATGCGACGCCCGCCGGCAGCATCCTCCAGGTGCGGCAGAGCAAGGGCCTGATGGACCAGATCGCCGAGACGGTGGAGAGCATCGCCGAGGCGGAAATCGGCGCCATCAACGCCCGCACCCAGGAGGTGCGCGTCGTCGGCCAGCGCACCAAGACAACCCTGCTCGCCCTTCTCGGCGCGGCCATCGCCGTGGTCTTCGGCTCCACCGCCGTGATGCTCACCCATCTGGTGGGCCGCCGCCGGGCGGAGCGGGCGCTGGGCGATGCCCTCTCGCGCCAGCGGGCCATTCTCGCCAGCGCCATCGATTCCATCGTCACGGTGAATGTCGAGGGTCGCATCGAGAGCGCCAATCCCGCCACCACGCGCCTGCTCGGCTGGCAGCCGGAGGAGATTGCGGGCAAGCCGCTCGGCACGCTGTTCAGCCTGCCGGAAGGCACCACGCCCACCGATTTCATGACAGAACTGTCCTCGACCGCCAAGGACGGCGGCGGCGTGCGCGAACTGATCGGGCTGCGCAAGGACGGCGGCACTGTGCCCGTGGACGTGGCCATCGGCCGGATGCGGGACAGCGGCGGCCAGAATCTCGTTGCCGTGCTGCACGACATCACCGAGCGCAAGCGGGCCGAGGTGATGAAGAACGAATTCGTCTCCACCGTCAGCCACGAGCTGCGCACCCCGCTCACCTCCATCGCCGGCTCGCTCGGCCTGCTGGCCGGCGGCGCCACCGGCTCCCTGCCGGAAGGGGCGCAGAGGCTCGTCACCATCGCCTCCCAGAACTGCCGGCGGCTGGTGCGGCTCATCAACGACATTCTCGACATCGAGAAGATGCAGTCCTCGGGCATCACCTTCGCCCGCGACACCGTCTCGCTGGCCGAGGTCGCCGAGCGGTCGGTGGAGCAGAACAGCGGCTTTGCGCTCGAACACCAGGTCGCCCTCACCCTTGAGGTGGAGCCGGGCGACCTGCGGGTGACGGGCGATGCGGACCGGCTGATCCAGGTGCTGACCAACCTTCTGTCCAATGCGGTGAAATTCTCCCCCGCCGGCAGCACGGTGGAGGTGAGCGTCGCCCGCCGCGGCGACCATGTGCGGGCCACCGTGCGCGATCACGGCATGGGCATTCCGGAGAGCTTCCGCTCCGCCATCTTCACCCGCTTCGCGCAGGCGGACAATTCCGATACCCGCCAGCGGGGCGGCACCGGGCTTGGCCTCGCCATCGCCCGCGAGATCGCCGATCATCACGACGGGACGCTCAGCTTCGAGACCGAGGAAGGCGTGGGCACCGCCTTTCATCTGGACTTGCCGGCGCTCGAGGCGCCATAG
- a CDS encoding glutamine amidotransferase, with protein sequence MDIRTDARAPWEARHKGRILTILHQATSTPGRIGRFLELRGYELDIRRPALGEALPDTLEDHVGTVVFGGPMSANDPFPWIAEEMTLIGKALDADAPLLGVCLGAQLMARTLGATVSRHEAGLSEIGYYPLRPTALGSELLPWPDHVYHWHSEGFELPAGADLLAQGDVFPNQAFRYGQHAFAVQFHPEVTHEMMCRWTTKGAAKLSTPGAQPSDAHFDGWYRHDPAVCHWLEHFLDAWLDLTVVEVEEEA encoded by the coding sequence GTGGACATTCGGACTGACGCGCGCGCCCCCTGGGAGGCACGCCACAAGGGTCGCATCCTGACCATCCTGCATCAGGCGACCTCCACGCCCGGCCGGATCGGTCGCTTCCTCGAGCTGCGCGGCTACGAGCTCGACATCCGCCGCCCTGCGCTGGGCGAAGCCCTTCCGGACACCCTTGAGGACCATGTGGGCACCGTCGTCTTCGGCGGCCCCATGAGCGCCAACGATCCCTTCCCCTGGATCGCCGAGGAAATGACGCTCATCGGCAAGGCGCTCGACGCCGACGCGCCGTTGCTCGGGGTCTGCCTCGGCGCCCAGCTCATGGCCCGCACGCTCGGCGCGACCGTCTCCCGGCACGAGGCCGGCCTCAGCGAAATCGGCTATTATCCGCTGCGCCCGACGGCGCTCGGCTCCGAGCTGCTGCCCTGGCCCGACCATGTCTATCACTGGCATTCGGAAGGCTTCGAGCTGCCGGCGGGCGCCGACCTTCTGGCCCAGGGCGACGTCTTCCCCAATCAGGCCTTCCGCTACGGCCAGCACGCCTTCGCCGTGCAGTTCCATCCGGAAGTGACGCACGAGATGATGTGCCGCTGGACCACCAAGGGCGCGGCCAAGCTCTCGACCCCCGGCGCGCAGCCGAGCGACGCCCACTTCGATGGCTGGTACCGGCACGATCCGGCGGTTTGCCACTGGCTCGAGCATTTCCTCGATGCCTGGCTGGACCTCACTGTCGTCGAGGTCGAGGAAGAGGCCTGA
- a CDS encoding TerB family tellurite resistance protein — protein sequence MFRALSDFISDIAGERREASAFQDNDYRLAAAVLLVHVMAIDGAVTDEERGVLRDILSSRFDLSAADTDSLVELAIARDAEAVDLYAFTSVLNRALDEEGRLRVVEMMFEVAYADGSLTEFEDNLVWRAAELLNIGSRDRVRIRREVRREVEGDGGHSD from the coding sequence ATGTTCCGCGCGCTTTCCGACTTCATCTCCGACATCGCCGGCGAGCGACGGGAAGCCAGCGCCTTCCAGGACAATGACTATCGCCTCGCGGCTGCGGTCCTGCTGGTGCATGTGATGGCCATCGACGGCGCGGTGACGGATGAGGAGCGCGGCGTGCTGCGGGACATCCTCTCCAGCCGCTTCGACCTGAGCGCAGCCGACACCGACAGCCTCGTGGAACTCGCCATCGCGCGCGATGCGGAAGCCGTTGATCTTTATGCCTTCACCAGCGTGCTGAACCGCGCCCTCGACGAGGAGGGTCGGCTGCGCGTCGTGGAGATGATGTTCGAGGTCGCCTATGCCGATGGGAGCCTCACGGAATTTGAAGACAATCTGGTGTGGCGGGCGGCCGAATTGCTGAACATCGGCTCGCGCGATCGCGTGCGGATCCGCCGCGAGGTTCGCAGAGAGGTGGAAGGGGACGGTGGACATTCGGACTGA
- a CDS encoding response regulator: MALLVEDEPFVAMVARQILEDEGFHVSHANTGAGALSVLEAGPQELVLAVVDIGLPDMSGDALVQQITAFRPDLPVMIASGYGADELLQRFPSGGRTALLPKPYDTAALRSALRTLGFSVEA; this comes from the coding sequence ATGGCCTTGCTGGTCGAGGACGAGCCGTTCGTGGCGATGGTCGCGCGGCAGATCCTCGAGGATGAGGGCTTCCATGTCTCCCACGCCAATACGGGCGCCGGCGCGCTGTCCGTGCTGGAGGCGGGACCCCAGGAACTGGTGCTGGCGGTGGTCGATATCGGCCTGCCGGACATGTCGGGTGACGCGCTGGTCCAGCAGATCACCGCGTTCCGTCCGGATCTGCCCGTGATGATCGCCAGCGGCTATGGCGCGGACGAACTGCTGCAGCGCTTTCCGTCCGGCGGGCGCACGGCGCTGCTGCCCAAGCCCTATGATACGGCCGCGCTGCGCAGTGCGCTGCGGACACTCGGATTTTCAGTGGAGGCCTGA
- a CDS encoding glycine zipper domain-containing protein: MSEKPDLSATQDNLADLRADLEQLRGDVAKLVETLGKTAKQSVKSAAADAENAAGEMTDWAEDQAETLRSSIQAQPFTAVAIAAGVGALLGQLLMRR; the protein is encoded by the coding sequence ATGTCGGAAAAGCCGGACCTCTCGGCCACGCAAGACAATCTGGCCGACCTCAGGGCGGACCTCGAACAGCTGCGCGGCGACGTGGCCAAGCTGGTGGAAACGCTGGGCAAGACCGCCAAGCAGAGCGTGAAGAGCGCCGCTGCCGACGCGGAGAACGCCGCCGGCGAGATGACCGACTGGGCGGAAGACCAAGCGGAGACGCTGCGCAGCTCGATCCAGGCGCAGCCCTTCACGGCGGTCGCCATTGCCGCCGGCGTCGGTGCCCTGCTCGGCCAGCTTCTGATGCGCCGCTAG
- a CDS encoding response regulator has translation MPQQQLIKQLPLLRRYARALLGSQEAGDRLVRDTLQAVVDGQVSIDPNVSPRVALYRALHQIWEPRSTPDVAVGSHADQRLQSLNASSRVALLLTAMEGFSYAEASAILRVGLEDVEQQVVAAQAEIDRQLATRVLIIEDEWVIALDLKTLVTDLGHEVVGVAPTHTKALELAKDGDFGLVLADIQLADGSSGIDAVTDILGSFDVPVIFITAFPDRLLTGERPEPTYLITKPFLSETVKATIAQALFFHQTKSDAAQERAQRIA, from the coding sequence ATGCCACAGCAACAGCTCATCAAGCAGCTTCCGCTCCTCCGCCGTTATGCCCGTGCCCTTCTGGGCTCCCAGGAGGCGGGTGACCGCCTCGTGCGCGACACGCTGCAGGCGGTGGTGGACGGACAGGTGTCCATCGACCCCAACGTCTCCCCCCGCGTGGCCCTCTACCGCGCGCTGCACCAGATCTGGGAACCCCGCAGCACCCCGGACGTCGCCGTGGGCAGCCATGCCGACCAGCGCCTCCAGTCGCTGAACGCGAGTTCGCGCGTGGCGCTCCTGCTCACCGCCATGGAAGGCTTCTCCTATGCCGAGGCGAGCGCCATTCTGCGTGTCGGCCTCGAGGATGTGGAGCAGCAGGTGGTGGCGGCGCAGGCCGAGATCGACCGCCAGCTCGCCACCCGCGTCCTCATCATCGAGGACGAATGGGTCATCGCGCTCGACCTGAAAACCCTCGTCACCGATCTCGGCCACGAAGTGGTGGGCGTGGCGCCGACCCACACCAAGGCGCTGGAACTCGCCAAGGACGGCGATTTCGGTCTGGTGCTCGCGGACATCCAGCTGGCGGACGGGTCCTCCGGCATCGATGCGGTCACCGACATCCTCGGCTCGTTCGACGTGCCGGTGATCTTCATCACCGCCTTCCCGGATCGCCTTCTGACGGGCGAGCGGCCCGAGCCGACCTATCTGATCACCAAGCCGTTCCTCAGCGAGACGGTGAAGGCCACGATCGCTCAGGCACTTTTCTTCCATCAGACGAAGTCCGACGCAGCGCAGGAACGCGCCCAGCGCATCGCCTGA